The region CCGTCCAGTGCCACAAACGCTGCCGGGAAAGGCTGCGCCTGCAGATGCTCGCGCAGGGGCGCCTTCACCACCTCGGCGGTATTGCCGGGCTTCTGCCACCACTGCCGGTAAATCCAGTCGGCCACAGTGTCGAAGTGCTGGGGGGCCTCGTACAGGTATTTGATCACAAACATTGCCTTCGCTTCTATCGCTTACCCTACCATCCTTTTCAGGCATGAAGGGAGAAGCAATATAGCTACAAAAGGCCGTTGGGCAAAGATGGGATGTTAAGAAAATGAAATGTTTTATAGGCTGGCGCAGGTACTATTTAGCCGGGAAAAGCAGCCTCAGCGCCTGGGGCATCCGCTTGCCCCAGGCCGACTCAAAGTGCTTGGCCTTTTCATCCTTGACCCAGGTGTAGTCCTTGCCTTCGCGGTAGCCTTGTTGCTTCAGCGCCTGCAGCATCTCGTCTATGCCCGGCTGCAGCTGCTCCTCCAGCTCCACGCCCCCGTTATCGATATAAAAAAATAGTGGCTTCTTCCTGCCCTTGTACGCCAGCACGTCATCCACGTAATCGATGTCATACACCTTGAAGGCTGGCGACATACAGATGGCTTTAGAGAAAACATCGGGGTGCTCCCAGGCCAGCATAAAGGCAACGGTGCCGCCCGCCGAGGAGCCGCCGGTGGCGGTATGCTTTGCGCCTGGCCTGGTGCGGTAGGTGCTGTCGATAAAGGACTTCACGGTGTTCACCACATATGCCACGTATGCTGCGCCTTGCTCGCCGGGCACGTACTCCTGCATGCGGTTTTCGGTATTGTTGATGCCTACAATAATAATCGGTTCCATTTCTCCGGCACGGATCAGGCTATCGGCCGTCTCATCCAGGCGCCAATCCACGCCGAAGGAACTGGTAGTGGGGTCGAAGAGGTTCTGGCCGTCGTGCATGTAGAGTACCGGGTAGCGTTTCTTCCTTTCCTGCTCATAGTTGGGGGGCAGCCACACCACCAGGTCGCGGGCAGGTACGGCAGTGCTTTTGCCCACTTTCTCGTGATAGGCTATGTTGCCTGTCACGCCTCCTCCCCTGACAGGCGCCTTGCTGTTGCCGCTGCGCCAGTGCATTACCTGGTTCTTTACCTGCAGGCTGCTCTCCACCTTCACGGTGAAGTTGGGGAGCGGGCTTCCGGTGCTGTCGGTGGCCTCCTGCTCCCAGCTGCCGAGGGTATACTTGTACTCCAGCAGCATCGGGTCGCGCAACAGGATCTCTTTCTCCCAGGTGGCGTCGCCGGTGCGCTCCATCTCTACTTTGGCCGGGTTCCAGTTGCCAAGCTCGGGGGCGTTGCCGGTAATGTATACCTGCGCTGTGTCGGGCAGGCCAGGGGTGTGCAGCATGAATGTCACCACTTTTTCGGTTGGGGCCTGTGCCGGGGCAGCCATCGTACAGAGCAGTAAAAGCAGGAGCAGGATTGCGTTTTTCATAGTCGTAGGCGCTGAAGTATGGATACAGGAAAGATAAGCATAATCGAAGAGATGTGTAAAGCAAAACAGCCACAGCATCGGGTGCTGTGGCTGTTTAGGGGAGTATAGTGTCTGAAGCTAGCTTTTACGCTTCTTGCTTTCACGATCCTGCTCGTTGTCGGTGCGGGCCTGCGGGGTCTTTCCGGTTTGCTTGGAGCTCGTCACATCGCGCTCCAGGCTGTTGCCAATGTCTTTCCTGTTGCCTTTGCTCTTATCGGCCAGGTCGTGCTTTTTATTTTTATCTTGATCTTTCATCGTGCTCATCGGTTAAATTAAAACGGCTTACTCCTCAGCAGAGCTCTGGTCTTTGTTGCCCGCATCCTCGGATCCGGCTTTGACACTTTGCCAGCCCTTGCCCTGCGAAGGCTTGTTCTGGTTGCCTGCCTTGGAAGCGGTGCGGTTTTGGGCCATAGGATTGTTGGGATTGTTGTTGCTGTTTCGCAGAGAGTTCTCCACGGCCAGTCGGTTGCCTTTCTTGCCCGCCTCAAAAGATTTCTCAGGGTTACTAGCGAAGCCATGGAATTCCCAGCTTCTGTTTTTCTGATCTTTCATCCGTTCTCATGTATTTATTGGTGAAACATAAGGCCTTCTGTCTGAGGCCGTCCTACAGTGTACGGCAGTTGGCTGTGCATGTTTTGTTACCGCCGGCTCAGTACCGCTTGTCGCTGTTCTCCTCTGCATCTTTGCCTGTGCGGATGTTGGTGATGCCGCCCCCGGTGCCCCCTACAGTGGGGGAGGTGGCATCGCCCTGCGAACTTGTGCTGCTTCCCTTCACGGATTTGCCGGTTTTCATGGTGCGGGGCGCTTTGCTGGCTTCCTGCTTCTTTCCCTTTGGCTGCGGTTGCTGGTCCTCGTCTTTCTCCTGTTTCATAGCCTATCGTATTAAAAGTATAACGGCCATACCTGGGGCACGGCATTTATCCGTTGTACGCACTGCAAACAGGCTTGTTGAGGAGTTAGGCTTTCTCGCAGATGAGCACGATGGGTTTCTGGTGCCTGTCGGTGGTGAAGAACAGGTACGTATGGCCACCTTCCTTGATACCTGTTTTGCGGCGGATGTCGGCCACGGACTCGGGGAAGTTGCGCACGGTGATGTTGGCTTTTTTCTGCGGCAGCTGTTTCAGCAGTTCCTTTTTGTTGTAACGGCTCACGGCCAGGCACCGGAAGCTTCGGCCCGGGAACTGGGGTAGTAGTTGCGCTGAGGTATACAGGTGGCTGTTGGGGTGCAGTTTGCATAGCTGCAGGTGCTGGCCCAGGTAGCGGTAAGCACCGGCTTTAAGTAGGGCAGCGTTGGGCTCGTACACAAACTCCTGCGGATCGGTATAGGTTGGCACGGCGGCATCTTCCTGGGCGCGGGTAAGGGTAAGCAGCTGCGGTTCGGCGTTTACCAGCAGGTTTACAGCGGTGCGGGGCACATCGGCAAGGGCAGGGGATGTGGGCTTGAGCAAGTATAAAACCTCCTTCACCTCGTTCTGCAGCGCTACCACCCACACGTGTTCCACGTGGCCCAGTTCCTGCAGCGCCTGCTCAATGTCCAGCATGGGCGATGTTTTCAGCAATACGGCATCGGCTTTTTGGAAGAGCAGCGGCAGCAGGTGCAGCACGTCCGGCTCGCAGTCCTGCAGCAGGTGCAGCTTCTGGTCGTGGTGGCCGCGGCGGGCGGGGTCCAGGTACAGTACATCGGCCCTACCTTCAAATGTATGGAGGAAGTCCTCGGCGGTGGCGTTTATACTTTGGATGTTGGCAGCGCCCAGCAACCCGAAGTTATACCTGGCCACCTCCTGCAGCTCCAGGTGCTGTTCCACGTGCACCACCTCCGCAAAGCGACGGGCAAAGTAGAAGCTGTCTACCCCAAAGCCTCCTGTCAGGTCCACCAGCAGCCTGCCACCTACCAGGCTGGCCTTGTAAGCGGCCGTTACCTCCGACGAGCTTTGCTCCACCGACAGCGACACCGGAAACACCGCCTGCGGGTGTGCTGCCCAGGTAGGCAGCTTCTGGGTCGCCTTCTGCCGCGCCTTAATCTGCTGCACCAACTCCTGCACCGGCAGCTGCGGGTAGCGGCCGGCCTGCAGCATCAGCTGGGCCACGTCTTGCTGTTGGTGCCGAAGTATAAAGTCCTGCTCCTCGGGGGTAAAAATGCGCATGGCTGCTTTGTTTCTGTGCTTCCGGCAAAGATACTTAAATCAAAAAGAGACCACCGTAAAATATTTTGTTTAATTTTTTTTGATAAAAGTTAAACAAAACTTCCCAAGAGCAGTTTATACCTTAAATAAAACAAATTTTAAACTTTAAATTTTAAGGCTATGAAGTATTGGATGAAAATGACAGTGCTAGCGGTAGTGCCAATGCTGTTCCTGGCAAGTTGCGATGACGACGATGATGATGTAGTGCTGGAGGTGGATAACGCCGAAGTGATGGTGGTGCATGCCTCCCCCGACGCCCCCGGCGTTGACCTGCTGATCAACGATGTGAAGGTGAATTCCTCCGCCCTTACTTATCCTAACAACACAGGTTATCTGGAGGTGCCTGCTGGTATGCAGAACGTGAAGGTGAACGCCGCCGGCACCGCTACTACCGTGATAGAGGCGGACCTGGACCTGGAGCAGGATAAGGATTACACGGTGTTCGCCATCAATACCCTGGATAATATTGAGCCGTTGGTGCTGGAGGATGACCTGACCGATCCGGCCGCCGGTATGGCGCACGTGCGCTTCGTGCACCTGTCGCCGGATGCACCGGCAGTGGATATTGCGGTGGCCGGAGGCCCAGTGCTGTTCAGCAACAGGGCCTTTAAGTCTGCCACCGACTTTACCCCGGTTGCAGCCGGAACCTATACGTTAGAAGTTCGCCCTGCCGGCACCATGACCGTAGCGCTTACCATTCCCGACGTGGAGCTACGGGACGGCTTTATTTACACCGTATTTGCAAAAGGCTTCCTGCAGGCTCCGGAGGGCAACAACAATACCCTGGGAGCAGAGATCATTGTGAACGAAGAGTAAGAAACTCCTCTACTACCTATAGCTGCAGCGCCTGCCATATGTTGGCAGGCGCTGTTTTTTTGATGCTTGCCACCCGCCACAGGCTATAAACCAGTTAGTATTGATGAACTGCAACAAATTGCGTAAATTTGTGTTTTAATTGAAAAAACGAGAAAGATGGTAGAGACATATTTAAAGTATAAAGTAAAAGATATAGCACTGGCTGAGTGGGGCCGCAAGGAGATTAGACTAGCTGAGGCTGAGATGCCCGGTTTGATGGCGATCCGTGAGGAATTTGGCCCAAGCAAGCCGCTGGCAGGCGCGCGCATCGCCGGCTGTCTGCACATGACGATCCAGACAGCTGTGCTGATCGAGACGCTGGTGGAACTGGGTGCTGAGGTTACCTGGTCTTCGTGCAACATTTTCTCTACGCAGGACCACGCGGCCGCTGCCATTGCCGCTGCCGGCATCTCGGTTTACGCCTGGAAAGGGATGACCGCCGAGGAGTTTGACTGGTGCATTGAGCAGACGCTTTTCTTTGGCGAAGACCGCAAGCCGCTGAACATGATCCTGGACGACGGCGGCGACCTGACCAACATGGTGCTGGACAAGTACCCGGAGCTGGCCGATGGCATCAAAGGCCTTTCTGAGGAAACTACCACCGGGGTGCACCGCCTGTACGAGCGCATGAAGAACGGTACATTGCCCATGCCTGCCATCAACGTAAATGACTCGGTTACCAAATCTAAGTTCGATAACAAGTATGGCTGTAAGGAGTCGCTGGTAGATGCAATCCGCCGTGCCACGGACGTGATGATGGCCGGTAAAGTGGCGGTTGTGGCTGGTTACGGTGACGTAGGCAAAGGCTCTGCCGCTTCTCTTAGAGGCGCTGGTGCCCGCGTGATTGTGACTGAGATCGACCCAATCTGCGCGCTGCAGGCCGCTATGGACGGCTTTGCCGTGAAGCGTATGGTAGACGCCGTAAAAGAGGCTGACATCGTGGTAACCGCCACTGGTAACAAAGACATCATCGGGGAGCGTGAGTTTCGCCTGATGAAGGACAAGGCCATTGTGTGTAACATCGGCCACTTCGACAACGAGATCGATATGGCTTGGCTGAACAAGGCGTACGGCAACACCAAAGACGAGATCAAGCCGCAGGTAGACCTCTACAACGTCGATGGCAAGGATATCATCGTTTTGGCAGAAGGCCGCTTGGTGAACCTGGGTTGTGCCACCGGGCACCCATCGTTCGTGATGTCTAACTCTTTCTCTAACCAGACACTGGCCCAGTTGGAGCTTTGGACAAACACTGATGCTTACGAGAACAAGGTGTATACTTTGCCCAAGCACCTGGACGAGAAAGTGGCCCGCCTGCACCTGGGCAAAATTGGTGTGGAGCTGGATGAGCTTACGCCAGACCAGGCACGCTATATCGGTGTAGAGGTAGAGGGGCCGTACAAGCCGGAGTACTACCGTTACTAAGTATAACTGCTATTAAATAAGCATAAAGTAAAGAGAGGCCAGCGCTGCAAAGCACTGGCCTTTTTCTTTTTAGTAGTAGCATGATAATGCCTGCCGGTGCGGCAGCGTTTTTACTTAGATGATGTTAAACCGCGACATCAGCGCCTTCTTGTAGGATTTTCCTATCGGGATCTCGCCTTTGGAGAACACCACGGAGTTTTCCTCCAGCGCCTCGATCTTATCGAGGTTGGCAATGTAGGAGCGGTGCACCCGCACAAAGTTCTGCGACGGCAGCTTCTGCTCCATATCCTTCAGGGTAGAGCTTACCAGGTACTTCTGATCAGCGGTAACGATAAAGGAATAGTTGTCATAAGCTTCCACCCAAAGGATATCATTGTAATGCACTTTTATGATCCGGTGCTTCACCTTCACAAAGATATAGTCGGTGGCTACGTCCTTGTCCTTTGCGTTATGGTTAGCGCCGTTGGCAGGCTTGCTGTCTTTATGGTTGCTGTCGTGCTTGTAGAGAGCAATCTCAATGGCTGATCGCAGGCTCTTCTCATCAAAGGGTTTCACAAGGAACCCATCGGGCTCGGTCTTTTTGGCGCGGTCGATGGTGGCCGGGTCAGCATAGGCGGTGAGGTAAATAAAGGGAATACCGAATTCCTCGCGGATGCGAGAGCCAATATCCACGCCATCGGCATCGCCTCGCAGGTTGATGTCCAGCAGTACCAGGTCGGGATGGGTTTCCCGTATCATGTCGATCGTGTCCTCTCCTGTATCTATGGCGCACGTCTCATAACCTAATTCTTCCAGGCTTGCCGCAAGATCTTCCGCGATGATGACCTCATCTTCCGATATAAGGATTTTAGGTTTTGTCATAGCATTAGGTACATACGTAAAAAAAAATATTATGATGGCAAAACAAAATAAAATATTGATTTTGTGCCATGGTTGTTATAAAAACTAATGTTCCCATCAAGCTTTCTGCTTAGCGACTGCACCAGCTTCAGCCCAAACGATTGCCCAGTTTGTTGTTTCTCAAAGAAGTCCTCTGGCAGGCCGCGCCCGTTATCACTGATGGTCAGCGTATACTGCACCTCGTCGTGTCGTATCAATTCAATGCGCAGCACACCGTTCTCTCCTCTCGGGAAAGCATATTTTAGGGTGTTGGATACTAGTTCGTTTACAATTAATCCTAACGTAATAGCGGCGTCTAAGTCTACTTTTGTATAAGGAATGTCTAATTCTAACTCAACTCTATCCATACTTACGCCATAGGAGGCATAAAGGCTTTCGCAAATCTCCAGAAAGTACTCCTCCAGGCTGATCTGCTCCAGGTCGTCGTGGCGGTAAAGGCGCTCGTGCAGCAGCGACATGGAGCGCACCCGGCTTCGCAGCGCCTGCATCACGTCTTTAGCTTCGGGGTCCTGCACGTGGCGGGCCTGCAGGTTCAGCATGCTGATCACGATCTGCAGGTTGTTCTTTACGCGGTGGTGGATCTCCTGCAGCAGAATCTCCTTTTCGCGGTTCTGGCGCTCCAGCAAGCGGGTACGGTGGTCTACCTTCATCTCCAGCAGGGAATTCATCTTTACCAAACTCCGCTCGCGCAGGCGCACCACACTCAGCACGGCCCCGGCAAACACCAGCAGTAGCACGCCCACAAACCACTCGCGGCGCCAGATGGGCGGCACAATAGAGAAAGAATAAGTAAGCGGCTCAGGCGTCCAGTCGCCGTCGGTGTTGCGGGCCAGCAGCTCAAAGGTGTACTCCCCCGGCGCTAGGTTGGCATAGGTGGTAAAAGACCGCTCCGTTACCTGCGACCAGGTATCGTCGTACCCCTTTAGCCTGTACTTGTAAACCACCTGCTCGGGGTCCGAGAGGGAGATGCCGTGGAAGTTGAACGAGAGGTGATTCTGGGTGTGGGGCAGGCGCAGGTCCTGAGGTAGACCCGTGATGCTGTCCAGGCTGTAGCCGAGGGCCTGCCAGTCGGTGGGGTTGGAGTGTAGCAGCACATTGGTAAGCACCAGTTGAGGGTATAGGGGCTGCTGGCGATCCAGGTGCGGCAGGTAATGTGTCAGGCCCTTGGTAGTGCCAAACCACATGTGGCCGTCCGCTGTCTGCAGCATGGCGTTGTCGCATACCTCCTGCCCCCTGAAGCCGCTGGGACTGGTGTAGAGGCGGTACGCAAACTTGCCCTGCTGGCGCAGCAACGGCAGTTGCACCTTCAGCAGCTCGCGGTTGGTGGCAACCCACAGGTTGTCTTTTTCATCTGCATACACGCTCTTGATGGCCTCGTTCGGGAATCCTTCGGAGGAAGTATAAAGCGTTGGCTTGTTGTTCTGTAGCAGTAGCAGCCCACTATTGAAGGCGGCAAAGTATAGCACCCCCGTTTCATCCTCGGTGATGGAGCGAATTTCGGTTAGGTGGAGCCCCTTTAGCTCCTGCGGCTGCACCAGGCGCCCCTGCTCCACCAGGAAGGCCCCCTGGTCGGCCCCTACCCACAGCCTGCCTTTGCTGTCGCGGAAGATGGTGTTGGCTTTGATACTGCCATCGGCGTAGGGAATAAGCCTGAGCGAGTCCTGGGCAAGCGTAACCACGCCGCCGGCCGTGGCAAAGTACAGCTTGCCGTCGGGGCCGGTGGCGGCCTGGAAAACATCGGGGGCAGGGAGGCCCTGCTCGGCGGCGTAGCGCCTGGGGGCGCCACTGCCCAGGCGCCAGATGCCGTTGCTGGTACTCACCCACATCTCCTCGGCCACAGGCAGGAAACTGTAGATCGTGGCGCCGCGCGGCCACGGTGTGGAGGCCTGCCACTCCGGCCCCTGCGGGAGCATCCGGGCCAGTTCCCCTTCGTCGGTGCCAAACCACACCGTGCCGTTGCCGTCCCGGCCTACAGCCGTTACGCGTGGCTCCGAGATCGCGCCAAAATCAAAGTAATGCACAAACCAGGGCGCCCTGTACTGCTGCAAACCGTAGCCGTTCGTGCCAATCCATACATTGCCCTCTGTGTCGGCGGCCAGTGCTGTGATGCGGCTGGTGCGCAGGCCGCTGCGGCGGGTAATGTAGGTGAAGCTGCTGCCGTCATACTTCAGCAGGCCGTTGCGCTGCAGGCCTATCCAAAGGTTATCGTAGCTGTCGTGAGTGAAGCTGGTGATGTGGCTGTTGCCGAGCTGCCCGGGCAGCTGCGGCAGGCTAAGGGCGCCGCCGCTGATTTTCGCCAGGCCCGCCGCCGTGCCGACCCAGACGGTGCCGCTTTTGTCGCAGGTGATGGCTGTGACATGGTCATGCGGCAGGCCGCTGTTTGTGGAGCTGTAGCGGAAGATCTCGCTTTCCGACACGTTGTAGGCGCCGCTATCCTGTGTTCCGGCCCACAGGTCACCGGAGGGCGTATGGATGATAGTAGTGTAGCTGATGTCGGGAAGCGCGCCATACTTCTCCACGCTGGTGTCGGTGAGGTAGTAAACGCCGTTGCCGGTGGCCAGCCATACTTTGCCGTCCTTGTCCTCGGAAATGCCGGCGATGCTCTGCGCATCCAACCCCTGGTCCGGGCCATATTGCTTAAACGAGGAGCGATCAAAAAGCTGCAGCCCGGCATCGGTAGTGCCAATCCAGAGGCGGTGGCGGCTATCTACGTACAAGGTGGCGATGTTGTGGCTGCTCAGGCCGTCATCCTTGGTGTAAGTATGGAAATTGATGCCGTTAAACCGGCTGAGGCCCGCCCGGGTGGCCAGCCAGAGAAACCCGTTGTGGTCCTGCTGTATGGCCATCACCTGCGACTGCGGCAAACCCTGCTCCAGTGTCCAGCTGCGAATGTTGTACTGCTGCGCATACGCGATAGCAGTAGCCAGGAGCAGGCACAGGATAAGGATGATACGCGATAAGTACATTGTCAGTCTCCACACAAAAGCCCAGGTGGCAGGTGTCTCTTTCCAAGGTCCAACACAGGAGCAGTTAAAGTATAAATGCTTACGCAGGAAAGGGTAAAAAGTATGGCGGCAAGGGTTACATTTTAATGGCGATGAGAAACAACTTCCTTGTAAATGGTATACTTTTGATGGGTGAGGGGAACAACCCAGGAATTTATTTAGCTTTGAAGTATAAATGATCCGGCTTCATCCGGTATCAGAAATGATGAAAGATACTTGCCTCCTTTACCGAAGCCCCCTGTTATGCCTGTAAAACTTTCTGTTGTTGTGATCACCTTTAACGAGGAGCGCAACATTGCCCGCTGCCTGGAGTCCGTCAAAAACGTGGCGGATGAGATCGTGGTGGTGGACTCCTTCTCCACAGACCGCACCAGAGAGATCAGCCTTCGCTACGGCGCCAAGTTCATGGAACATCCCTTTGAGGGGCACATCGAGCAGAAGAACTATGCCCTCACGCAGGCCTCATACCCGCACGTGCTGTCGCTGGACGCGGATGAGGCGCTGACATCCGAGCTGGAGCAGGCGGTGCTGGCGGCTAAAAACAACTGGCAGGCCGATGCCTATGGTATGAACCGCCTCACCAACTACTGCGGCAAGTGGATCCACCACTCCGGCTGGTACCCCGACACTAAAGTTCGCCTCTTCGACCGCAGTAAAGCTGTATGGGGCGGCGAGAACCCGCACGATAAGATCATTCTTAGTAAAGGAGCCACACTGCAGCACCTTCGCGGCGATTTACTGCACTACTCTTATTATAGCGTGTCGCAGCACCTGGGGCAGATCAATAAATTTACGGATGCGTCGTCCAAGGCCATGGCCCGGGACGGGAAGACCGTATCGCTGCCCATGGTGATCTTAAAGCCGCTGTTTCGCTTTTTCAGGGCCTATGTATTAAAGCGTGGCTTTCTGGACGGGCCGGAGGGATTTATTATCTCGGTATCGTCGGCTGTGTCGGTATACTATAAGTACGTGAAGCTGTATATGCACAACCGGCAGCAGCGGAGGCAGGGGTAAAACGCCCGTTTATACTTTCTGCAGCACCTCTTTATAGACTGCCAGCGTGCGCAAGGCCGTGTTCCTTTTGGAGAACTCCTGCAGCAGCGTGGAGGCCCCCTGAATAACCTTGTTTCGGGTGGCGCTGTCCATCAGCACCTGATGCACCTTCTCCGCAAGTATGGCTGGGGATTTTATCGGCGCAAGCAGGCCGGTTTCCGTATCCCGTACAATCTCGGGGATGCCTCCGGCTTTGGTGGCCACCACGGGCACCTGGCAGGCAAAGGCATCCAGAATGGTGGTTCCCAATCCTTCCGTTTCGGAGGTAACCAGCATTACATCCAGCTCAGGCATCAGCTGTGGGATGTCTTTTCTAAAGCCCGTGAAGATGATGTACCGCTGTAGGTTTTTTTGCTGCACGTAGGCTTCTATATCCTGGCGCAGCGGGCCATCTCCTATGATAAAAAACATGGCATCAGGGTGCTGCCGCAGCACCAGTTCGGCGGTGTCCACAAAAGTATAATAGTCTTTATGCGGGGCGATGGCTGATATGTTGCCGATAAGCGGGGCAGTTGGTGACAGGTTAAATTCGCGGTAGAGCCGGCCTGTTTTAGAGCTGTTGGCAAACCGGCTAAGGTCTACGCCGCTGTACACTGTCACGCACAGCTCGGGGTGCCGCAGGCTCTCCGATACAACCTCTTTGATTTTATCCGAGACGCAGACAACGCGTTTAACGCCGCCATAGTTATACTTTAGCCGCGAGAGCAGGTTCCTCTTCACAGGAAAATCGACACGCCGGCTAAGTATGATGGGCAGTTTATTGCCAAGCACATGCGACAGCACGCTGATGGCATGGGCATGGCCGCTGTGCACATGCAGTAACTCGATACGATGCTGGCTGCTGTAGGCCTTTACCCGGAGCGCCGTAACGACATCAAACTCGTTTGCAAAGGGCAAGGCCGTGTGCGGGAGCTGCTGTTGCTGGCAATATGTATGAAAGGCAGAGCCCTTGCGGCACGCCACAAAGCTCTCTACCCCCTCCTGCCTCAGTTCCTCTATCAGATAGGCCACCTGTTGCTCGCCGCCTCTCCATGTTTTCTCTGATACCAGATGTAATACGCGCATCCCCGTTGGGTTAATTTTTACTGTTGTATAGCGTGCCCGCAGGCATTTAGACCATCAAAGTTAGTCAGCCTTTCTGGCTCTGACAATCATTGTTTC is a window of Pontibacter kalidii DNA encoding:
- a CDS encoding LytR/AlgR family response regulator transcription factor; the protein is MTKPKILISEDEVIIAEDLAASLEELGYETCAIDTGEDTIDMIRETHPDLVLLDINLRGDADGVDIGSRIREEFGIPFIYLTAYADPATIDRAKKTEPDGFLVKPFDEKSLRSAIEIALYKHDSNHKDSKPANGANHNAKDKDVATDYIFVKVKHRIIKVHYNDILWVEAYDNYSFIVTADQKYLVSSTLKDMEQKLPSQNFVRVHRSYIANLDKIEALEENSVVFSKGEIPIGKSYKKALMSRFNII
- the ahcY gene encoding adenosylhomocysteinase, which encodes MVETYLKYKVKDIALAEWGRKEIRLAEAEMPGLMAIREEFGPSKPLAGARIAGCLHMTIQTAVLIETLVELGAEVTWSSCNIFSTQDHAAAAIAAAGISVYAWKGMTAEEFDWCIEQTLFFGEDRKPLNMILDDGGDLTNMVLDKYPELADGIKGLSEETTTGVHRLYERMKNGTLPMPAINVNDSVTKSKFDNKYGCKESLVDAIRRATDVMMAGKVAVVAGYGDVGKGSAASLRGAGARVIVTEIDPICALQAAMDGFAVKRMVDAVKEADIVVTATGNKDIIGEREFRLMKDKAIVCNIGHFDNEIDMAWLNKAYGNTKDEIKPQVDLYNVDGKDIIVLAEGRLVNLGCATGHPSFVMSNSFSNQTLAQLELWTNTDAYENKVYTLPKHLDEKVARLHLGKIGVELDELTPDQARYIGVEVEGPYKPEYYRY
- a CDS encoding THUMP-like domain-containing protein, whose amino-acid sequence is MRIFTPEEQDFILRHQQQDVAQLMLQAGRYPQLPVQELVQQIKARQKATQKLPTWAAHPQAVFPVSLSVEQSSSEVTAAYKASLVGGRLLVDLTGGFGVDSFYFARRFAEVVHVEQHLELQEVARYNFGLLGAANIQSINATAEDFLHTFEGRADVLYLDPARRGHHDQKLHLLQDCEPDVLHLLPLLFQKADAVLLKTSPMLDIEQALQELGHVEHVWVVALQNEVKEVLYLLKPTSPALADVPRTAVNLLVNAEPQLLTLTRAQEDAAVPTYTDPQEFVYEPNAALLKAGAYRYLGQHLQLCKLHPNSHLYTSAQLLPQFPGRSFRCLAVSRYNKKELLKQLPQKKANITVRNFPESVADIRRKTGIKEGGHTYLFFTTDRHQKPIVLICEKA
- a CDS encoding glycosyltransferase family 4 protein: MRVLHLVSEKTWRGGEQQVAYLIEELRQEGVESFVACRKGSAFHTYCQQQQLPHTALPFANEFDVVTALRVKAYSSQHRIELLHVHSGHAHAISVLSHVLGNKLPIILSRRVDFPVKRNLLSRLKYNYGGVKRVVCVSDKIKEVVSESLRHPELCVTVYSGVDLSRFANSSKTGRLYREFNLSPTAPLIGNISAIAPHKDYYTFVDTAELVLRQHPDAMFFIIGDGPLRQDIEAYVQQKNLQRYIIFTGFRKDIPQLMPELDVMLVTSETEGLGTTILDAFACQVPVVATKAGGIPEIVRDTETGLLAPIKSPAILAEKVHQVLMDSATRNKVIQGASTLLQEFSKRNTALRTLAVYKEVLQKV
- a CDS encoding ligand-binding sensor domain-containing protein produces the protein MWRLTMYLSRIILILCLLLATAIAYAQQYNIRSWTLEQGLPQSQVMAIQQDHNGFLWLATRAGLSRFNGINFHTYTKDDGLSSHNIATLYVDSRHRLWIGTTDAGLQLFDRSSFKQYGPDQGLDAQSIAGISEDKDGKVWLATGNGVYYLTDTSVEKYGALPDISYTTIIHTPSGDLWAGTQDSGAYNVSESEIFRYSSTNSGLPHDHVTAITCDKSGTVWVGTAAGLAKISGGALSLPQLPGQLGNSHITSFTHDSYDNLWIGLQRNGLLKYDGSSFTYITRRSGLRTSRITALAADTEGNVWIGTNGYGLQQYRAPWFVHYFDFGAISEPRVTAVGRDGNGTVWFGTDEGELARMLPQGPEWQASTPWPRGATIYSFLPVAEEMWVSTSNGIWRLGSGAPRRYAAEQGLPAPDVFQAATGPDGKLYFATAGGVVTLAQDSLRLIPYADGSIKANTIFRDSKGRLWVGADQGAFLVEQGRLVQPQELKGLHLTEIRSITEDETGVLYFAAFNSGLLLLQNNKPTLYTSSEGFPNEAIKSVYADEKDNLWVATNRELLKVQLPLLRQQGKFAYRLYTSPSGFRGQEVCDNAMLQTADGHMWFGTTKGLTHYLPHLDRQQPLYPQLVLTNVLLHSNPTDWQALGYSLDSITGLPQDLRLPHTQNHLSFNFHGISLSDPEQVVYKYRLKGYDDTWSQVTERSFTTYANLAPGEYTFELLARNTDGDWTPEPLTYSFSIVPPIWRREWFVGVLLLVFAGAVLSVVRLRERSLVKMNSLLEMKVDHRTRLLERQNREKEILLQEIHHRVKNNLQIVISMLNLQARHVQDPEAKDVMQALRSRVRSMSLLHERLYRHDDLEQISLEEYFLEICESLYASYGVSMDRVELELDIPYTKVDLDAAITLGLIVNELVSNTLKYAFPRGENGVLRIELIRHDEVQYTLTISDNGRGLPEDFFEKQQTGQSFGLKLVQSLSRKLDGNISFYNNHGTKSIFYFVLPS
- a CDS encoding alpha/beta hydrolase-fold protein; translation: MKNAILLLLLLLCTMAAPAQAPTEKVVTFMLHTPGLPDTAQVYITGNAPELGNWNPAKVEMERTGDATWEKEILLRDPMLLEYKYTLGSWEQEATDSTGSPLPNFTVKVESSLQVKNQVMHWRSGNSKAPVRGGGVTGNIAYHEKVGKSTAVPARDLVVWLPPNYEQERKKRYPVLYMHDGQNLFDPTTSSFGVDWRLDETADSLIRAGEMEPIIIVGINNTENRMQEYVPGEQGAAYVAYVVNTVKSFIDSTYRTRPGAKHTATGGSSAGGTVAFMLAWEHPDVFSKAICMSPAFKVYDIDYVDDVLAYKGRKKPLFFYIDNGGVELEEQLQPGIDEMLQALKQQGYREGKDYTWVKDEKAKHFESAWGKRMPQALRLLFPAK
- a CDS encoding DUF4397 domain-containing protein; this translates as MKYWMKMTVLAVVPMLFLASCDDDDDDVVLEVDNAEVMVVHASPDAPGVDLLINDVKVNSSALTYPNNTGYLEVPAGMQNVKVNAAGTATTVIEADLDLEQDKDYTVFAINTLDNIEPLVLEDDLTDPAAGMAHVRFVHLSPDAPAVDIAVAGGPVLFSNRAFKSATDFTPVAAGTYTLEVRPAGTMTVALTIPDVELRDGFIYTVFAKGFLQAPEGNNNTLGAEIIVNEE
- a CDS encoding glycosyltransferase family 2 protein, with translation MPVKLSVVVITFNEERNIARCLESVKNVADEIVVVDSFSTDRTREISLRYGAKFMEHPFEGHIEQKNYALTQASYPHVLSLDADEALTSELEQAVLAAKNNWQADAYGMNRLTNYCGKWIHHSGWYPDTKVRLFDRSKAVWGGENPHDKIILSKGATLQHLRGDLLHYSYYSVSQHLGQINKFTDASSKAMARDGKTVSLPMVILKPLFRFFRAYVLKRGFLDGPEGFIISVSSAVSVYYKYVKLYMHNRQQRRQG